Part of the Nostoc sp. ATCC 53789 genome, CGGCCCAGAGTGTCTGATACAAAATATAGTCCAGGGTTTTAATGGAAATCCTTTAATTTGCAACGCCTTTTGTAAGCGCTGTAATATACTTAAATTAGTATCTACCCAACTGTTACGGATAGAGTTTTTAGTACAAGTACCAATATATCCAGGAGATACCCATATTTGACAACCCAATTTACGCGCTCTGAGGGCATAATCTAAATCTCCTAAACTGTGAATAAAAGCTGTATCAATATTGCCAACTTTTACAGCAACAGTTTTAGGGATTAGTACACAGTTACCATACATAGCATCGCATTTTTGAATAACCGAACTTGGTTCTAAAAATTCAAATTTGTTAGAATACCACTTTTTAGATTTTACTGCTCCTCCATAGGTTGCTTTTCCTGTCATTGGGTCTTTAGTTGAACCAACTACAATGGAGTCTGGATAACCTTGTGCAGTCAAATCTTGATGAATCTGTAATAATTTGCTGACAGCATTGGGTTCTAGAAATGTGTCATCATTCAACCATAGATAATAATCATATTGATTCTTTATCGCCTCATCAAAGGCAAGATGCATTCCTCCCACCCAAAATAAATTACCATTACCCTGAAGAATATGTACGTCTGGATATTCTGCTTTAATAGCTTGTGCAGTCCCGTCAGAGCTACCATCATCAGTTAGGTAAACATCACAATGATGTTTTTGCTCATATAAAGTATGTAGACAGGCAAGAGTTGTATTTCGCCTGTTATGACAGGTCATAACTACAGCTATATTTGCTTTTTTCATCTTATTTACCTCACGTAATTTATATGGAAATGAGCAATACAAATAATAAAGCTATACGTAATTATTTCCATTACGTTTAAAGTTTCGCCATTTTTTCTATCCAGCTACTCAAATTAATATCTAAATTAAAGTTTCGTAATTTTTGTTCCATTCTTCTAACTACCAACATATATCTGTGCAAAACTGATACACGAGGCATTTTTAGTCTGACAACCTCTTGACACAACCATAGATATTTTTCAGAATTGATGTTAAGCTTTCTCAATTTTTTGATTTGTGTATTCCAATCGTTATAGAAGAATAGGTTGAAATAATGAATCGATATAATATCATTCCAATGTTTAATTTGTAATTCTGTTGATAAACGGTTATGTAAAGGTAATGGATAACTATAATTAGCAGGAAGATGTTCGACGTTTTCTTCCAAGGCACATAAAGTTACAGACAAAACAGACTGCTCAACAAAATAAATACCTTGGGGAGG contains:
- a CDS encoding glycosyltransferase family 2 protein; this encodes MKKANIAVVMTCHNRRNTTLACLHTLYEQKHHCDVYLTDDGSSDGTAQAIKAEYPDVHILQGNGNLFWVGGMHLAFDEAIKNQYDYYLWLNDDTFLEPNAVSKLLQIHQDLTAQGYPDSIVVGSTKDPMTGKATYGGAVKSKKWYSNKFEFLEPSSVIQKCDAMYGNCVLIPKTVAVKVGNIDTAFIHSLGDLDYALRARKLGCQIWVSPGYIGTCTKNSIRNSWVDTNLSILQRLQKALQIKGFPLKPWTIFCIRHSGPLWIFYWFLPYIRAIIGYKNLAISPTFSEDINQSNSEV